Part of the Paenibacillus sp. JNUCC32 genome is shown below.
AACGTCATCGTTTCCCTTGCCGTGGAGACGATCCCGCCCTCCGCACCGACTGATGCCATATACAAGGGAAGGTCCAGTCGCTTCTGCTTGTAATGGAACGGAACGGGGGACGCATCCTCCGGGTCATGATAAAAATAGGTTTGCGTCAGCTTGAGCTTGTCGAAGATGTATTCCTGGAATACGGCCTGAATGGATTCGCCCTTGATATTCTCGATGATTTGGCCAAGCAGCCGATAGTTGGTGTCGGAATATTGGGCTTTTTTCTGCTGTCCCGGTTTGAATTTAGGCGTGTTCCTTTTGGCCGCGGCCAGGACTTGGTCCAGGCTCCAAGCTCGATCCTTCCCGGCGATCAGATTCGAGAAGACGGTTCCCGAGAAATAGTCCGGGATGCCGGACGTATTGGACATCAAATGCTGAACGGTGATTTCTTCGCCGTAATCCCGGTTCTTAAACCTGTGGAGCCCGGTCATAATCTCTTCGGGCAGGTGCTTGCCAATGGGATCATGGAGCTCCAGCCGCCGCTCGGCGCGTAATTTCAAGAGTACGGCAGTCACGTACAACTTGGTCACGCTGGCAATGAAATAGCGGTCGTCAGGCTGCATATCACCTCCGCTGCCGACTATGGACAATGACCGCTCCTGGTCCTCGACGCACATCACTGTGCTAAACACATTTCTTTTATTGGCGATTTGAGTCACACATGCATCCAGAACCGCTTGCTTCAGGATTGTTCCCATTGCCGTTCTACCTCCCATGAATCGTAATTTTTCTTTCCTTCAGTTTAGATTCCGTTTCCCTCATGTTTCCGGGCACGCGCAGCACGTATGAACGCTTCAGCGGCTTCGTCCATCATATTCATCATCTGCTCGTCATCCACGTTCTTCGTGAACAGATCGTTTGCCACCATGACGCAGAGACCTGTCTGAAACACCTGCATGTTCAATAAAATAGATTGCAGCTCCTGATCCGAAAATCCGCCGAGCTCCGGATCCTGCCTCATCAATCCGATAACCTCGTCCAGTTGTTCCGGCGTATTCTTCATATGGGGATTGTCCTTCATCATGAGGTCCCGATAAAGCACGGGATATTCCTTGGCAAAGCGGAGACTTGCCATGCCGATATCCCGGAACGGCTGTCCGGATTGCTGCTCCATGATCATTCCTCTGGCCACATGGAAGGCTCTTTCGACGACCTGCTGAAGCAGTTCCTGGACGTCGTTGAAATTGACATAGATCGGCGCGATGGAGCTGCCGAGACGTTCGGCTACTTTTCGGATCGTAATGGACTCGATGCCATCCGTTTTGGCAATGTCGAATGCGGCTAGCACGATATCTTGTTTGGTAAACTTCGTTTTTGGTGCCATGATGTCTACAGCTCCTTAGGTTATTCATATGTAGAACGATCAATATATATCACTTGATATATATTGATTATAATGAGTAATTGGACCGATTTCAATCCGATTCTCATGAAGCGTTCATGGAATCATGATTTGTAAATCCAGTAAAACCCACTTATAATAAGAACATATGTTTGTTAAAATAAAGAATAATGACATAGAGCATGGCAGGTCCAGGGAGGAGGAAGCGAAATGGCTCGTACGCAATATGAACGCATAACCACCAAGCAAACATTAAACCGAGTGAAGGAAGAGCGGATGCCCTTCGATTGGTCCATCAATCCGTATCGAGGTTGCGGACATGGCTGCAGCTTTTGCTACGCCCGCGCATTTCAATCGTTTATCGGGATGGGAGCGGAAGACGAGTTCCAGCACCATATTTTTATGAAGTCGAATGCGGCGGAAGCGTTGGAGAAGCAGTTGTCGAGCGCGGCGAGGAAGTTTAACTATGACATTGAAGCGATGCGGAGATCGATCGGACAGGTGACGATCGGAACGGCAACCGACCCGTACCAGCCGATCGAGGGCAAGGAGACCCTTACGCGGGAATGTCTGAAGCTGCTCGCTAAATACCGCATTTCTACCAGCATTACGACGCGTTCTCCGCTCGTATTGAGGGATTTGGATATCTTGACCCGGATGGAGAACGTGTCCGTCAACATGAGTCTCAACACGCTGAGCGGGGACGTCATCCGGAAGCTGGAGCCGGCATCGCCTCATCCGGAGGCCAGGCTTGATGCGATTCACAGATTATCGGCTGCTGGCATTAGAACAGGCTTGTTTGTGGCGCCTGTGCTGCCCTTTTTGACGGACGAGGAGCCGGAACTGAAGGAGCTCTTGTCCCAGGCAAAGGAAAGAGGCGTTTCCTTTGCGATGATCTCCTTGCTGAGACTGTCGCGCGACGTGAAGAAATGGTACCTCGAAACGCTGAAACACCACTTCCCCGAGGTGGTTCAATCCTACCGCGAGTTATATGGGCAAGGCGCTTATGCGGAAGAGCATTACGTTCGTTCCTTCAAGTCGATGGCGT
Proteins encoded:
- a CDS encoding serine hydrolase domain-containing protein, with the protein product MGTILKQAVLDACVTQIANKRNVFSTVMCVEDQERSLSIVGSGGDMQPDDRYFIASVTKLYVTAVLLKLRAERRLELHDPIGKHLPEEIMTGLHRFKNRDYGEEITVQHLMSNTSGIPDYFSGTVFSNLIAGKDRAWSLDQVLAAAKRNTPKFKPGQQKKAQYSDTNYRLLGQIIENIKGESIQAVFQEYIFDKLKLTQTYFYHDPEDASPVPFHYKQKRLDLPLYMASVGAEGGIVSTARETMTFLRSFFNGDLFPLGDLGELQRQWNFLFAPGPFFYGIGISRQPLSPFSLGRGLIGHWGQSGAFAFHHPESGLYFTGTVNQAVGQTAAVQAMSRIIRHYVREKKALRLHADTL
- a CDS encoding TetR/AcrR family transcriptional regulator, with translation MAPKTKFTKQDIVLAAFDIAKTDGIESITIRKVAERLGSSIAPIYVNFNDVQELLQQVVERAFHVARGMIMEQQSGQPFRDIGMASLRFAKEYPVLYRDLMMKDNPHMKNTPEQLDEVIGLMRQDPELGGFSDQELQSILLNMQVFQTGLCVMVANDLFTKNVDDEQMMNMMDEAAEAFIRAARARKHEGNGI
- a CDS encoding SPL family radical SAM protein, with product MARTQYERITTKQTLNRVKEERMPFDWSINPYRGCGHGCSFCYARAFQSFIGMGAEDEFQHHIFMKSNAAEALEKQLSSAARKFNYDIEAMRRSIGQVTIGTATDPYQPIEGKETLTRECLKLLAKYRISTSITTRSPLVLRDLDILTRMENVSVNMSLNTLSGDVIRKLEPASPHPEARLDAIHRLSAAGIRTGLFVAPVLPFLTDEEPELKELLSQAKERGVSFAMISLLRLSRDVKKWYLETLKHHFPEVVQSYRELYGQGAYAEEHYVRSFKSMASRLLNEYGLSGLTMRAPAAVNRSGPVAASENDTSDEGANDHPAREWAAPVRPRKLPQPAAPVSGEELTPAVEQLSFPF